One Paracidovorax avenae ATCC 19860 genomic region harbors:
- a CDS encoding ATP-dependent DNA ligase: MKDFAALYRALDASTSNLAKQAALQSYLRAAAPADAAWAVYFLAGGKPRQLVPTKLLRQFAREAAGLPEWLFDESYEAVGDLAETIALLLPPPTDRHELGLAEWVEQHLLPLRGRTPEELEPVLRAQWARLAPEERLVYFKLITGAFRVGVSKLQVTQALAAVGGLDPKRVAQRLMGYTHIGARPGAADYERLVAPQPEEGSGDGPEGGGSAETSGHPYPFFLAHPFSLPVEQFDATLGPPGDWIVEWKWDGIRAQLVRRAGATWVWSRGEELVSDRFPELQRLGEEALPDGTVLDGEIVVWQPADGDTAAHVRPFADLQKRIGRKTLGPKLLRELPVVLLAYDLLEEDGQDLRALPQHERRARLDALLARTAHPSLVASPVLHGASWQDLATQRAQARSLGVEGMMLKARGAQYGVGRTKDVGTWWKWKIDPLSIDAVLIYAQRGHGRRASLYSDYTFAVWDGPPGTDGRTLVPFAKAYSGLTDAEMARVDAVIRRTTLETFGPVRSVKPTLVFELGFEGIARSARHKSGIAVRFPRMLRWREDKPVEEADSLETLEALLPRSDP, from the coding sequence ATGAAGGATTTCGCGGCCCTCTACCGCGCGCTGGACGCGAGCACCTCCAACCTCGCCAAGCAGGCCGCGCTCCAGTCGTACCTGCGCGCGGCCGCGCCTGCCGATGCGGCCTGGGCCGTGTATTTCCTCGCGGGCGGCAAACCGCGCCAGCTCGTGCCGACCAAGCTGCTGCGGCAGTTCGCGCGCGAGGCGGCCGGCCTGCCGGAATGGCTGTTCGACGAGAGCTACGAGGCCGTCGGCGACCTTGCCGAAACCATCGCGCTGCTGCTGCCCCCACCCACCGATCGCCATGAACTCGGCTTGGCGGAATGGGTGGAGCAGCACCTGCTGCCGCTGCGGGGCCGCACGCCCGAGGAACTGGAGCCGGTGCTGCGTGCGCAGTGGGCCCGGCTCGCGCCGGAAGAGCGGCTCGTGTACTTCAAGCTCATCACGGGCGCGTTCCGCGTGGGGGTGTCGAAGCTGCAGGTCACGCAGGCGCTGGCCGCCGTGGGCGGCCTGGACCCGAAGCGCGTGGCCCAGCGCCTGATGGGCTACACCCACATCGGCGCACGGCCCGGGGCCGCGGACTACGAACGCCTCGTGGCGCCGCAACCCGAGGAGGGCAGCGGCGACGGCCCTGAAGGCGGCGGCAGCGCAGAGACCAGCGGCCATCCGTATCCGTTCTTCCTCGCGCACCCTTTCTCGCTGCCGGTGGAGCAGTTCGACGCCACGCTCGGCCCGCCCGGCGACTGGATCGTGGAGTGGAAATGGGACGGCATCCGCGCCCAGCTGGTGCGGCGCGCAGGTGCCACCTGGGTCTGGTCGCGCGGCGAGGAACTGGTGAGCGACCGGTTCCCCGAGCTGCAGCGGCTGGGCGAGGAGGCCCTGCCGGACGGCACGGTACTGGATGGCGAGATCGTCGTCTGGCAGCCTGCCGACGGCGACACCGCGGCCCACGTGCGGCCGTTCGCGGATCTGCAGAAGCGCATCGGGCGCAAGACGCTGGGACCGAAGCTGCTGCGCGAGTTGCCCGTGGTGCTGCTCGCCTACGATCTGCTCGAAGAGGACGGCCAGGATCTGCGCGCCCTGCCGCAGCACGAACGCCGCGCGCGCCTGGATGCGCTGCTCGCCCGCACCGCGCACCCGTCGCTCGTGGCCAGCCCGGTGCTGCACGGAGCGAGCTGGCAGGACCTCGCCACGCAGCGCGCGCAGGCCCGCTCGCTGGGCGTGGAGGGGATGATGCTCAAGGCCCGCGGTGCGCAGTACGGCGTGGGCCGCACCAAGGACGTGGGGACCTGGTGGAAGTGGAAGATCGATCCGCTCAGCATCGATGCGGTGCTGATCTATGCGCAGCGGGGGCACGGGCGCCGTGCGAGCCTCTACAGCGATTACACCTTCGCGGTCTGGGACGGCCCGCCCGGCACGGACGGCCGCACGCTCGTGCCGTTCGCAAAGGCGTACTCGGGCCTGACCGATGCCGAGATGGCGCGCGTGGACGCGGTCATCCGGCGCACGACGCTCGAGACCTTCGGGCCCGTGCGCAGCGTGAAGCCGACGCTGGTGTTCGAGCTCGGGTTCGAGGGGATCGCGCGCAGTGCGCGGCACAAGAGCGGCATCGCGGTGCGGTTTCCGCGGATGCTGCGGTGGCGCGAGGACAAGCCGGTGGAGGAGGCGGATTCCCTGGAGACGCTGGAGGCCCTGTTGCCCAGGTCGGACCCTTGA
- a CDS encoding F0F1 ATP synthase subunit B, with the protein MSINATLFVQAIVFLILVLFTMKFVWPPIAKALDERAQKIAEGLAAADRAKSELVAVNQRVETELAQTRNETASRLADAERRAQAIIEEAKARAAEEGNKIVAAARAEAEQQSIQAREALREQVAALAVKGAEQILRKEVNAGVHADLLNRLKTEL; encoded by the coding sequence GTGAGTATCAACGCGACCCTGTTCGTTCAGGCCATCGTCTTCCTGATCCTGGTGCTGTTCACGATGAAGTTCGTGTGGCCCCCGATCGCGAAGGCGCTGGATGAGCGAGCCCAGAAAATCGCCGAAGGCCTCGCTGCTGCCGACCGCGCCAAGTCCGAACTCGTCGCCGTGAACCAGCGCGTCGAGACGGAACTCGCGCAGACGCGCAACGAGACGGCATCGCGTCTTGCGGACGCCGAGCGCCGTGCCCAGGCCATCATCGAAGAGGCCAAGGCCCGTGCGGCCGAGGAAGGCAACAAGATCGTCGCCGCTGCCCGCGCCGAGGCCGAGCAGCAGTCGATCCAGGCCCGCGAAGCCCTGCGCGAGCAGGTGGCCGCGCTGGCCGTCAAGGGTGCCGAGCAGATTCTCCGCAAGGAGGTCAATGCCGGCGTCCACGCCGATCTGCTGAACCGGCTCAAGACCGAGCTGTAA
- a CDS encoding F0F1 ATP synthase subunit delta, producing the protein MAELATIARPYAEALFKACAAQPGADLGSTVAWVDELAAIAADPQVRQLADNPKIEPGQLFDLIAGVVRAPLSDAARNFLRVLIDNGRLEALPEVAAQFRALVNRQSGSSDAVVHSAFPIDAAALAELGASLEKRFGRKLNLTVQLDESLIGGVRVAVGDEVLDTSVKARLEQMKAALVA; encoded by the coding sequence ATGGCTGAACTCGCCACCATTGCCCGCCCTTACGCGGAAGCCCTGTTCAAGGCCTGCGCAGCCCAGCCGGGCGCCGACCTGGGCAGCACCGTCGCCTGGGTGGACGAACTGGCGGCGATCGCTGCCGACCCGCAGGTGCGGCAGCTGGCCGACAACCCCAAGATCGAGCCCGGACAGCTGTTCGACCTGATCGCCGGGGTGGTGCGCGCGCCGCTCTCCGATGCGGCCCGCAACTTCCTGCGCGTGCTCATCGACAACGGCCGCCTCGAAGCGCTGCCCGAGGTGGCTGCGCAGTTCCGTGCCCTGGTCAACCGCCAGAGCGGCTCGTCCGACGCGGTGGTCCACAGCGCGTTCCCGATCGATGCCGCCGCGCTGGCGGAACTCGGTGCCTCGCTGGAGAAGCGCTTCGGCCGCAAGCTGAACCTCACCGTGCAGCTCGACGAGTCGCTGATCGGCGGCGTGCGCGTGGCCGTGGGCGACGAGGTGCTCGACACCTCCGTCAAGGCCCGTCTGGAACAAATGAAAGCGGCCCTCGTCGCGTAA
- the atpG gene encoding F0F1 ATP synthase subunit gamma, translated as MAAGKEIRGKIKSVENTKKITKAMEMVAASKMRKAQDRMRAARPYSEKIRNIAANLGQANPEYVHPFMKSNDAKTAGFIVVTTDKGLCGGMNTNVLRAVTAKLRELQSQGVSTQAVAIGNKGLGFLNRVGAQVVSHATGLGDTPHLDKLIGPVKVLLDAYAEGKINGVYLAYTKFINTMKQESVVEQLLPLSSEKMQAEKTEHGWDYIYEPDAQSVVDDLLVRYVESLIYQAVAENMASEQSARMVAMKAATDNAGNVIGELKLVYNKTRQAAITKELSEIVAGAAAV; from the coding sequence ATGGCAGCAGGCAAGGAAATACGCGGCAAGATCAAATCGGTGGAGAACACCAAGAAGATCACCAAGGCCATGGAAATGGTGGCCGCGTCCAAGATGCGCAAGGCGCAGGACCGCATGCGTGCCGCACGGCCTTACAGCGAGAAGATCCGCAACATCGCGGCGAACCTCGGCCAGGCCAATCCCGAGTACGTGCATCCCTTCATGAAGTCGAACGACGCCAAGACGGCCGGCTTCATCGTGGTGACGACGGACAAGGGCCTGTGCGGCGGCATGAACACCAACGTGCTGCGCGCCGTGACGGCCAAGCTGCGCGAACTGCAGTCGCAGGGCGTGTCCACGCAGGCCGTCGCGATCGGCAACAAGGGTCTGGGCTTCCTGAACCGCGTCGGCGCCCAGGTGGTGTCGCATGCGACCGGCCTGGGGGACACCCCCCACCTGGACAAGCTGATCGGCCCCGTGAAGGTGCTGCTCGACGCCTATGCCGAAGGCAAGATCAACGGCGTGTACCTCGCGTACACGAAGTTCATCAACACCATGAAGCAGGAATCGGTCGTCGAGCAGCTGCTGCCGCTCTCTTCCGAGAAGATGCAGGCCGAGAAGACCGAGCATGGCTGGGATTACATCTACGAGCCCGATGCCCAGAGCGTCGTCGACGACCTGCTCGTGCGTTACGTGGAGTCCCTGATCTACCAGGCCGTGGCCGAGAACATGGCGTCCGAGCAGTCGGCGCGCATGGTGGCCATGAAGGCCGCCACGGACAACGCGGGCAACGTCATCGGCGAACTCAAGCTGGTCTACAACAAGACGCGCCAGGCCGCGATCACGAAGGAACTTTCGGAGATCGTCGCGGGTGCCGCGGCAGTTTAA
- a CDS encoding F0F1 ATP synthase subunit epsilon, translating to MNTIHVDVVSAEESIFSGEARFVALPGEAGELGIYPRHTPLITRIKPGSVRIETADGGEEFVFVAGGILEVQPERVTVLSDTAIRGRDLDDEKANAARAAAEEALKNAKSDVDFARAQSELAVMAAQIAALRKFRQKR from the coding sequence ATGAACACCATCCACGTCGATGTGGTCAGCGCCGAAGAGTCCATCTTCTCGGGTGAGGCGCGCTTCGTCGCGCTGCCCGGCGAGGCCGGCGAGCTCGGCATCTACCCGCGCCACACGCCGCTGATCACCCGCATCAAGCCGGGATCGGTGCGCATCGAGACGGCCGACGGCGGCGAAGAGTTCGTCTTCGTGGCCGGTGGCATCCTCGAGGTGCAGCCCGAGCGTGTGACCGTGCTGTCCGACACCGCCATCCGCGGCAGGGACCTGGACGACGAGAAGGCCAACGCCGCCCGGGCCGCCGCCGAGGAAGCGCTGAAGAACGCCAAGAGCGACGTCGATTTCGCACGCGCGCAGTCCGAGCTGGCCGTGATGGCCGCCCAGATCGCCGCGCTGCGCAAGTTCCGCCAGAAGCGTTGA
- the atpA gene encoding F0F1 ATP synthase subunit alpha, with protein sequence MQLNPAEISELIKSRIEGLAASSDIRNQGTVVSVTDGIVRVHGLSDVMQGEMLEFPATQDGQPSYGLALNLERDSVGAVILGEYEHISEGDTVKCTGRILEVPVGPELVGRVVNALGQPIDGKGPINAKLTDVIEKVAPGVIARQSVDQPLQTGIKSIDAMVPVGRGQRELIIGDRQTGKTAVAIDAIIAQKGQGVTCIYVAIGQKASSIKNVVRALEQAGAMEYTIVVAASASESAAMQYVSAYSGCTMGEYFRDRGEDALIVYDDLSKQAVAYRQVSLLLRRPPGREAYPGDVFYLHSRLLERAARVNADYVEAFTKGEVKGKTGSLTALPIIETQAGDVSAFVPTNVISITDGQIFLETSLFNAGIRPAINAGISVSRVGGAAQTKIIKGLSGGIRTDLAQYRELAAFAQFASDLDEATRKQLDRGARVTELLKQAQYSPLPISLMGATLFAVNKGFMDDVDVKKVLAFESGLHQFLKTSHGALLERLEKNRAFDKEGKDEAELTQAITAFKKSFA encoded by the coding sequence ATGCAACTCAATCCCGCAGAGATTTCTGAACTGATCAAGAGCCGCATCGAAGGTCTGGCAGCCAGCAGCGACATCCGCAACCAGGGCACCGTGGTGTCCGTGACCGACGGTATCGTGCGCGTCCATGGCCTGTCGGACGTGATGCAGGGCGAAATGCTCGAATTCCCGGCCACCCAGGACGGCCAGCCTTCCTACGGCCTGGCACTGAACCTCGAGCGCGACTCCGTCGGCGCCGTGATTCTGGGCGAGTACGAGCACATTTCCGAAGGCGACACCGTGAAGTGCACGGGCCGCATCCTGGAAGTGCCCGTGGGCCCCGAACTGGTCGGCCGCGTGGTGAACGCCCTGGGCCAGCCCATCGACGGCAAGGGCCCGATCAACGCCAAGCTGACGGACGTGATCGAGAAGGTCGCTCCCGGCGTGATCGCGCGCCAGTCCGTGGACCAGCCGCTGCAGACCGGCATCAAGTCCATCGACGCCATGGTGCCCGTGGGCCGTGGCCAGCGCGAGCTGATCATCGGTGACCGCCAGACCGGCAAGACCGCCGTGGCCATCGACGCCATCATCGCCCAGAAGGGCCAGGGCGTGACGTGTATCTACGTCGCGATCGGCCAGAAGGCTTCGTCGATCAAGAACGTGGTGCGCGCCCTGGAACAGGCCGGCGCCATGGAATACACGATCGTGGTGGCGGCATCCGCTTCCGAGTCGGCTGCCATGCAGTACGTGTCGGCCTACTCCGGCTGCACGATGGGCGAGTACTTCCGCGATCGCGGCGAAGACGCCCTGATCGTCTATGACGACCTGTCCAAGCAGGCCGTGGCCTACCGCCAGGTCTCGCTGCTGCTGCGCCGCCCGCCGGGCCGCGAAGCCTACCCCGGCGACGTGTTCTATCTCCACAGCCGCCTGCTGGAGCGCGCAGCCCGCGTGAATGCCGACTACGTCGAAGCTTTCACCAAGGGTGAAGTCAAGGGCAAGACCGGTTCGCTGACGGCCCTGCCGATCATCGAAACGCAGGCCGGCGACGTGTCCGCCTTCGTTCCGACCAACGTGATCTCGATCACGGACGGCCAGATCTTCCTGGAAACCAGCCTGTTCAACGCCGGTATCCGCCCCGCCATCAACGCCGGTATCTCCGTGTCCCGCGTGGGTGGTGCTGCCCAGACCAAGATCATCAAGGGCCTGTCCGGCGGTATCCGTACCGACCTGGCGCAGTACCGTGAGCTGGCTGCGTTCGCGCAGTTCGCTTCCGACCTGGACGAAGCCACCCGCAAGCAGCTCGACCGCGGTGCCCGCGTGACCGAACTGCTCAAGCAGGCGCAGTACAGCCCCCTGCCCATCTCGCTGATGGGTGCGACGCTGTTCGCGGTGAACAAGGGCTTCATGGACGACGTGGACGTGAAGAAGGTGCTCGCCTTCGAATCCGGCCTGCACCAGTTCCTCAAGACCAGCCACGGCGCCCTGCTGGAGCGCCTGGAGAAGAACCGTGCCTTCGACAAGGAAGGCAAGGACGAGGCCGAACTGACGCAAGCCATCACGGCCTTCAAGAAGTCGTTCGCTTAA
- a CDS encoding ligase-associated DNA damage response exonuclease has protein sequence MAAASDDLVIARPEGLYCPPGDFYIDPWKPVERAVITHGHSDHARWGHAHYLAHIDSEGILRTRLGADITLQTLPYGQAIEHHGVRISLHPAGHVLGSAQVRLEHGGRVWVASGDYKTGADGTCPPFEPVRCDTFITESTFGLPIYRWPSQEELFSDINAWWRANAAEGRPSVMLCYAFGKAQRILHGVDSSIGPVVVHGAVEPLNRVYRAAGVALPPTLRVTDPEVTAKLLQTALVVAPPSAQGTPWMRRFPRHSDAFASGWMQLRGTRRRRGVDRGFVMSDHADWPGLQSAIGATGAERVFVTHGSVAVLVRWLSEQGLDAQGFQTEYGDEDGDAGPADAAAAAHPAGDDPAPLVAEPGGDASPMVEEAPAPQEDGA, from the coding sequence ATGGCGGCTGCTTCCGATGACCTGGTGATCGCGCGGCCCGAGGGGCTCTACTGTCCCCCGGGCGATTTCTATATCGATCCCTGGAAGCCCGTGGAGCGGGCGGTCATCACGCACGGCCACTCCGACCATGCCCGCTGGGGCCACGCGCACTACCTGGCCCACATCGACAGCGAAGGGATCCTGCGCACCCGGCTCGGCGCCGATATCACGCTGCAGACGCTGCCCTACGGCCAGGCCATCGAACACCACGGCGTGCGGATTTCTCTGCATCCTGCCGGCCACGTGCTCGGTTCCGCGCAGGTGCGGCTGGAGCACGGAGGGCGCGTTTGGGTGGCGTCGGGCGATTACAAGACGGGGGCAGACGGCACCTGCCCGCCGTTCGAGCCGGTGCGCTGCGACACGTTCATCACGGAATCGACCTTCGGCCTTCCGATCTACCGCTGGCCTTCACAGGAAGAGCTGTTTTCCGACATCAACGCCTGGTGGCGCGCCAACGCGGCCGAAGGACGACCGTCGGTGATGCTGTGCTACGCCTTTGGCAAGGCGCAGCGCATCCTGCATGGCGTCGATTCATCGATCGGTCCGGTCGTGGTGCACGGCGCGGTGGAGCCGCTGAACCGCGTCTACCGTGCAGCGGGCGTGGCCCTGCCGCCCACGCTGCGCGTCACCGATCCGGAGGTGACGGCGAAGCTGCTGCAGACGGCGCTCGTGGTAGCGCCTCCGTCCGCGCAGGGCACGCCCTGGATGCGCCGGTTCCCGCGCCATTCCGATGCGTTCGCGAGCGGCTGGATGCAGTTGCGCGGCACGCGGCGGCGGCGCGGCGTGGACCGGGGCTTCGTGATGTCGGACCATGCGGACTGGCCGGGGCTGCAATCGGCGATCGGTGCCACGGGTGCGGAGCGGGTGTTCGTCACGCACGGCAGCGTGGCGGTGCTGGTGCGCTGGCTCTCCGAGCAGGGCCTGGATGCGCAGGGCTTCCAGACGGAATACGGCGACGAGGATGGCGATGCCGGGCCGGCGGATGCAGCAGCCGCAGCCCACCCGGCGGGCGACGACCCGGCCCCGCTGGTGGCCGAGCCGGGGGGCGATGCGTCGCCGATGGTAGAGGAGGCGCCCGCCCCGCAAGAGGATGGCGCATGA
- the atpD gene encoding F0F1 ATP synthase subunit beta → MAQENTQVNAGVQGKIVQCIGAVVDVEFPRDQMPKVYDALKLEGSPLTLEVQQQLGDGVVRTIALGSSDGLRRGLMVSNTGNPITVPVGKATLGRIMDVLGSPIDERGPVSQELTASIHRKAPAYDELSPSQELLETGIKVIDLVCPFAKGGKVGLFGGAGVGKTVNMMELINNIAKAHSGLSVFAGVGERTREGNDFYHEMADSGVVNLEKLEDSKVAMVYGQMNEPPGNRLRVALTGLTIAESFRDEGRDVLFFVDNIYRYTLAGTEVSALLGRMPSAVGYQPTLAEEMGRLQERITSTKVGSITSIQAVYVPADDLTDPSPATTFAHLDSTVVLSRDIASLGIYPAVDPLDSTSRQLDPQVVGEEHYQVARGVQGTLQRYKELRDIIAILGMDELAPEDKLAVARARKIQRFLSQPFHVAEVFTGSPGKYVPLAETIRGFKMIVAGECDHLPEQAFYMVGTIDEAFEKAKKVA, encoded by the coding sequence ATGGCTCAAGAGAACACCCAAGTGAACGCAGGCGTTCAGGGCAAGATCGTTCAATGTATCGGCGCCGTGGTGGACGTCGAGTTCCCGCGCGACCAGATGCCCAAGGTGTATGACGCACTGAAGCTCGAAGGCTCCCCGCTGACGCTGGAAGTGCAGCAGCAGCTCGGCGACGGCGTGGTGCGTACCATCGCCCTGGGTTCGTCCGACGGCCTGCGCCGCGGCCTGATGGTGTCCAACACCGGCAACCCGATCACCGTGCCCGTGGGCAAGGCGACGCTGGGCCGCATCATGGACGTGCTGGGTTCGCCCATCGACGAGCGCGGCCCGGTCAGCCAGGAGCTGACGGCCTCCATCCACCGCAAGGCCCCTGCGTACGACGAACTGTCGCCGTCGCAGGAGCTGCTGGAAACCGGCATCAAGGTGATCGACCTGGTGTGCCCGTTCGCCAAGGGCGGCAAGGTGGGCCTGTTCGGCGGCGCCGGCGTGGGCAAGACCGTGAACATGATGGAGCTCATCAACAACATCGCCAAGGCCCACAGCGGCCTGTCTGTGTTCGCTGGCGTGGGCGAGCGTACCCGTGAAGGCAACGACTTCTATCACGAAATGGCCGACTCCGGCGTCGTGAACCTCGAGAAGCTCGAAGACTCCAAGGTCGCCATGGTCTATGGCCAGATGAACGAGCCCCCGGGCAACCGCCTGCGCGTGGCCCTGACCGGCCTGACGATCGCCGAGTCGTTCCGCGACGAAGGCCGCGACGTGCTGTTCTTCGTGGACAACATCTACCGCTACACGCTGGCCGGCACCGAAGTGTCCGCACTGCTGGGCCGCATGCCTTCCGCCGTGGGCTACCAGCCGACGCTGGCCGAGGAAATGGGCCGCCTGCAGGAGCGCATCACCTCCACCAAGGTCGGCTCGATCACCTCCATCCAGGCCGTGTACGTGCCTGCCGATGACTTGACCGACCCGTCCCCCGCCACGACCTTCGCCCACCTGGACTCCACCGTGGTGCTGTCGCGTGACATCGCTTCGCTGGGTATTTACCCCGCCGTGGATCCGCTGGACTCCACCAGCCGCCAGCTGGACCCGCAAGTGGTCGGTGAAGAGCACTACCAGGTGGCCCGCGGCGTGCAGGGCACGCTGCAGCGCTACAAGGAACTGCGCGACATCATCGCCATCCTGGGCATGGACGAACTGGCTCCCGAAGACAAGCTGGCCGTGGCGCGCGCCCGGAAGATCCAGCGCTTCCTGTCGCAGCCGTTCCACGTGGCCGAAGTGTTCACGGGCTCGCCTGGCAAGTACGTGCCGCTGGCGGAAACCATCCGCGGCTTCAAGATGATCGTGGCTGGCGAGTGCGACCACCTGCCCGAGCAGGCGTTCTACATGGTCGGGACCATCGACGAAGCCTTCGAAAAGGCCAAGAAGGTCGCGTAA